In one Silene latifolia isolate original U9 population chromosome 10, ASM4854445v1, whole genome shotgun sequence genomic region, the following are encoded:
- the LOC141604589 gene encoding GDSL esterase/lipase EXL3-like isoform X2: MQYSSYLLELLGLWLFIFLLFNIINPIPIAATTRMKLPPNVTVPAIFGFGDSIIDPGNNNNLNTLSKSNFPPYGKDFMGGIPTGRFSNGRIPTDFIGVSFASGGSGYDPLTSTISSVLSLSEQLEYLKEYKARVREMVGEERTEYIMKNSMFLVVAGSVDIAISYFDIPIRRIMYDVDGYASFLANSSSTFVQDLYELGARRIGVFSTLPIGCLPSQRTLAGGISRKCVENYNNLAQVFKSKLAIKLDSLSNSLRDAKLVYIDFYTTLLDMIQHPLNYGFEQVTRGCCGTGLIEVAESCNKFDTVCSDDTKYLFWDSYHPTERGYELLSTTLLNKYINGFF; this comes from the exons ATGCAATATTCTAGCTATTTGTTAGAATTgttaggtttgtggttgtttataTTCCTGCTCTTCAACATCATCAACCCTATTCCTATTGCAGCAACAACCAGAATGAAGCTCCCTCCGAACGTGACGGTACCGGCGATATTTGGGTTCGGAGATTCCATAATTGATCCTGGAAACAATAACAACCTTAACACACTATCAAAGTCTAATTTTCCACCTTATGGCAAAGATTTTATGGGTGGAATTCCTACTGGCCGATTCAGCAACGGAAGGATCCCCACTGACTTTATAG GTGTTAGTTTCGCTTCTGGAGGTTCTGGTTACGACCCTTTGACAAGTACCATTTCG TCAGTACTATCACTATCGGAGCAACTAGAATATTTGAAGGAGTACAAAGCGAGAGTGAGAGAAATGGTGGGAGAAGAGAGGACGGAATACATAATGAAGAACAGTATGTTCCTAGTTGTGGCCGGAAGTGTTGATATTGCCATCAGCTACTTTGATATCCCGATTCGTAGGATTATGTATGATGTTGATGGTTACGCCTCTTTCTTAGCCAACTCCTCCTCTACTTTTGTACAG GATCTATATGAACTAGGGGCACGACGAATAGGAGTATTCAGTACACTACCAATTGGATGCCTGCCATCGCAAAGAACACTAGCTGGAGGGATAAGTAGGAAGTGTGTAGAGAATTACAATAATTTAGCACAAGTTTTCAAGTCCAAGCTGGCTATCAAACTTGATTCACTTTCTAACAGCCTTCGTGATGCGAAGCTCGTCTACATTGATTTCTACACTACATTGCTTGACATGATCCAACATCCTCTTAACTATG GGTTTGAACAAGTGACGCGAGGATGTTGTGGTACAGGGTTAATTGAAGTTGCAGAATCATGCAACAAGTTTGATACAGTTTGCTCGGACGACACCAAGTACTTGTTTTGGGATAGCTATCACCCAACTGAAAGAGGCTATGAACTACTTAGTACTACGCTTCTTAATAAATATATCAACGGTTTTTTCTAA
- the LOC141604589 gene encoding GDSL esterase/lipase EXL3-like isoform X1 has protein sequence MQYSSYLLELLGLWLFIFLLFNIINPIPIAATTRMKLPPNVTVPAIFGFGDSIIDPGNNNNLNTLSKSNFPPYGKDFMGGIPTGRFSNGRIPTDFIAEMLSIKQSVGAYLDPSISPQDFLTGVSFASGGSGYDPLTSTISSVLSLSEQLEYLKEYKARVREMVGEERTEYIMKNSMFLVVAGSVDIAISYFDIPIRRIMYDVDGYASFLANSSSTFVQDLYELGARRIGVFSTLPIGCLPSQRTLAGGISRKCVENYNNLAQVFKSKLAIKLDSLSNSLRDAKLVYIDFYTTLLDMIQHPLNYGFEQVTRGCCGTGLIEVAESCNKFDTVCSDDTKYLFWDSYHPTERGYELLSTTLLNKYINGFF, from the exons ATGCAATATTCTAGCTATTTGTTAGAATTgttaggtttgtggttgtttataTTCCTGCTCTTCAACATCATCAACCCTATTCCTATTGCAGCAACAACCAGAATGAAGCTCCCTCCGAACGTGACGGTACCGGCGATATTTGGGTTCGGAGATTCCATAATTGATCCTGGAAACAATAACAACCTTAACACACTATCAAAGTCTAATTTTCCACCTTATGGCAAAGATTTTATGGGTGGAATTCCTACTGGCCGATTCAGCAACGGAAGGATCCCCACTGACTTTATAG CGGAAATGTTATCAATAAAACAAAGTGTGGGAGCATATCTTGACCCAAGTATAAGTCCACAAGATTTCCTTACAGGTGTTAGTTTCGCTTCTGGAGGTTCTGGTTACGACCCTTTGACAAGTACCATTTCG TCAGTACTATCACTATCGGAGCAACTAGAATATTTGAAGGAGTACAAAGCGAGAGTGAGAGAAATGGTGGGAGAAGAGAGGACGGAATACATAATGAAGAACAGTATGTTCCTAGTTGTGGCCGGAAGTGTTGATATTGCCATCAGCTACTTTGATATCCCGATTCGTAGGATTATGTATGATGTTGATGGTTACGCCTCTTTCTTAGCCAACTCCTCCTCTACTTTTGTACAG GATCTATATGAACTAGGGGCACGACGAATAGGAGTATTCAGTACACTACCAATTGGATGCCTGCCATCGCAAAGAACACTAGCTGGAGGGATAAGTAGGAAGTGTGTAGAGAATTACAATAATTTAGCACAAGTTTTCAAGTCCAAGCTGGCTATCAAACTTGATTCACTTTCTAACAGCCTTCGTGATGCGAAGCTCGTCTACATTGATTTCTACACTACATTGCTTGACATGATCCAACATCCTCTTAACTATG GGTTTGAACAAGTGACGCGAGGATGTTGTGGTACAGGGTTAATTGAAGTTGCAGAATCATGCAACAAGTTTGATACAGTTTGCTCGGACGACACCAAGTACTTGTTTTGGGATAGCTATCACCCAACTGAAAGAGGCTATGAACTACTTAGTACTACGCTTCTTAATAAATATATCAACGGTTTTTTCTAA